A region from the Phaenicophaeus curvirostris isolate KB17595 chromosome 28, BPBGC_Pcur_1.0, whole genome shotgun sequence genome encodes:
- the TPGS1 gene encoding tubulin polyglutamylase complex subunit 1, which produces MAAYEKRRAAAAAAAAPAPSSGLAEPAGAADGGLESEAEFLLRAGVTAMVREALLKVLEARPEEPVSFLADYFERLVLSSPGAAGDASAELPGPSQRLARALWYVRLAHHSHRTAFDSNAGAAYEVLGTGGRRRKAGVDGRLYSELLRRICQHGGAPAEAAAALLGRVRCRDHEAVPFDVFRYGVLTCFVLLEFAAKAEALFAVLDGGRGAADGRLCQAVLRALEEALGTGHVPLPDRYLQAGSKLGPDGLALAMDRALQERKLGASMSREEFLKKATALFVAKVKPVE; this is translated from the exons ATGGCGGCGTACGAGaagcggcgggcggcggcggcggcggccgcggccccggccccgaGCAGCGGGCTGGCGGAGCCGGCTGGGGCGGCGGACGGCGGGCTGGAGAGCGAGGCGGAATTCCTGCTGCGGGCCGGGGTCACCGCCATGGTGCGGGAGGCGCTGCTGAAGGTGCTGGAGGCGCGGCCCGAGGAGCCCGTCTCCTTCCTGGCCGACTACTTCGAAcggctggtgctgagcagccCCGGTGCGGCGGGAGACGCCTCCGCCGAGCTCCCGGGGCCGTCGCAGCGCCTGGCGCGGGCGCTGTGGTACGTGCGGCTGGCTCACCACTCCCACAG GACGGCCTTCGACAGCAACGCCGGTGCAGCCTACGAGGTGCTGGGCACCGGTGGGAGGCGACGGAAGGCCGGTGTGGACGGGCGGCTGTACAGCGAGCTGCTGCGGCGCATCTGCCAGCACGGGGGAGCCCCAGCCGAGGCGGCGGCCGCGTTGCTGGGCCGTGTGCGCTGTCGCGACCACGAAGCCGTGCCCTTTGACGTCTTCCGATACGGCGTCCTCACCTGCTTTGTCCTCCTGGAGTTCGCTGCCAAGGCGGAGGCTCTCTTCGCGGTCCTGGACGGCGGTCGCGGCGCTGCCGATGGGAGGCTGTGCCAGGCGGTGCTGCGGGCGCTGGAGGAGGCGCTGGGCACTGGCCACGTCCCCCTCCCCGATCGCTACCTGCAGGCGGGCTCCAAGCTGGGCCCGGACGGGCTGGCGTTGGCCATGGACCGGGCGCTGCAGGAGAGGAAGCTGGGTGCCTCCATGAGCAGGGAGGAGTTCCTGAAGAAAGCCACCGCCCTCTTTGTTGCTAAAGTGAAGCCTGTGGAGTAA
- the MADCAM1 gene encoding mucosal addressin cell adhesion molecule 1 — protein sequence MELAPLFLLHLLLRGCSGRPANKLAVVPPEPVVWYGGSVQLNCSLACPGGTVQWKGLDTNLGSITSFATHSILHISSATVAMGGTKFCQGTCHGESYQRSVNLKVYALPDRLQLDVDPHVLVPGQPARLRCSAQRVYPLTELQLTWYRGHQALEGTDFDDTQTDEELSDIVSTLPVAGKEVEEGVEFRCKVTMNIGQETFTRVAAVTVSAAAVTEQPVATATSTWSPWTVVATTASPSTAGSSSTTALPSEPSVPTHGPTSALTTTPREPDAETTLEPAAATKPPSTEHPTPHVLTTDSPTAPSSSSTLLGFDTVTPQAEGTSVAGISWGSVPAEQDTGLSVGSVPACSLQIWSLPPNGMRGRALRIECRARCTGNATVQWRRTPAALSQYQEEVTGSSSALQLDRAEPQHQGHYECVLLGRRSQAVSLQLAVLDETSSTVPAITTGTTTSLLGLIVTSVVSHRLWKRFRSQYELS from the exons ATGGAGCTggctcctctcttcctcctccatctcttgCTGCGGGGCTGCAGCG GGCGGCCGGCGAACAAGCTGGCGGTGGTGCCGCCGGAGCCAGTGGTTTGGTACGGGGGCTCGGTGCAGCTGAACTGCTCCCTGGCCTGCCCGGGGGGCACGGTGCAGTGGAAAGGGCTGGACACCAACCTGGGGAGCATCACCTCCTTCGCCACCCACAGCATCCTGCACATCAGCAGCGCCACGGTGGCCATGGGGGGCACCAAGTTCTGCCAGGGCACTTGCCACGGGGAGAGCTACCAGCGCAGCGTCAACCTGAAGGTCTACG CCCTCCCGGACAGGCTGCAGCTGGACGTGGATCCCCATGTTCTGGTGCCAGGGCAGCCAGCCCGACTGCGCTGCTCGGCTCAGCGCGTCTACCCGCTCACGGAGCTGCAGCTCACCTGGTACCGGGGGCACCAAGCACTGGAGGGGACAGATTTTGATGACACACAGACCGACGAGGAGCTGTCTGACATCGTGTCCACGCTGCCGGTGGCTGGGAAGGAGGTGGAAGAAGGGGTGGAGTTCAGGTGCAAGGTGACAATGAATATCGGGCAGGAGACCTTCACCAGGGTGGCAGCCGTGACCGTGAGCGCTGCAG CTGTGACGGAGCAGCCGGTGGCCACAGCCACCTCCACGTGGAGCCCTTGGACTGTGGTGGCTACGACAGCGAGTCCCAGCACAGCCGGGTCCAGCAGCACCACAGCGCTGCCCTCGGAGCCGAGCGTTCCCACACACGGTCCCACCTCAGCCCTGACCACCACGCCGCGGGAGCCAGATGCTGAGACCACGCTGGAGCCGGCCGCTGCCACCAAACCCCCCTCCACAGAGCACCCTACACCCCACGTCCTCACCACGGACAGTCCCACGGCACCTTCATCCTCCTCCACGCTCCTTGGCTTTGACACCGTGACCCCCCAAGCTGAGGGGACGAGCGTGGCTGGCATCAGCTGGGGCTCTGTCCCTGCTGAGCAGGACACGGGGTTGTCCGTGGGGTCAGTGCCCGCCTGCAGCCTGCAGATCTGGTCGCTGCCTCCCAACGGGATGCGGGGCAGAGCCCTGCGCATCGAATGCCGCGCACGCTGCACCGGGAACGCCACCGTCCAGTGGCGTCGGACCCCTGCGGCCCTTTCCCAATATCAGGAGGAGGTGACGGGCAGCAGCTCCGCGCTGCAGCTGGACCGCGCCGAGCCCCAGCACCAGGGCCACTACGAGTGCGTCCTGCTCGGCCGTCGCTCCCAGGCGGTCAGCCTGCAGCTGGCGGTCTTGGATG AGACATCCAGCACCGTCCCTGCCATCACCACGGGGACCACAACCTCGCTGCTGGGACTGATCGTCACCAGCGTCGTGTCTCATCGCCTGTGGAAACGATTCCGATCTCAGTACGAGCTGTCCTAG